A single window of Achromobacter xylosoxidans DNA harbors:
- a CDS encoding phosphodiesterase, whose product MVRVHSLARRNDAPAMLVQLTDCHLFGEPETVMLGVNTDASLRAVLRQIEADGKRPDLLLATGDLSQDGEPAAYRRLAAMLGAAPALDGARIRCLPGNHDLPSALRQELPEWSTPVTDVGAWRVISLDTTVPGSNAGHLPDSQLDLLEAALAEAPGRHTLLAMHHNPMQIDNHWHDSMMIDNPQGLFKLLTRWPQVRVLLWGHVHHEFDRRRHNLRMLATPSTCFQFSIRDGKHVVDNLAPGYRWIKLYQDGSMATGVRRVQDALWHTGAQPGPDSARAA is encoded by the coding sequence TTGGTACGCGTCCACTCCCTGGCACGGCGCAATGACGCGCCCGCCATGCTGGTCCAATTGACGGATTGCCATCTTTTCGGCGAGCCGGAAACCGTGATGCTTGGCGTCAATACCGACGCCAGCCTGCGCGCCGTGCTGCGGCAGATCGAGGCCGACGGCAAACGCCCCGACCTGCTGCTGGCCACCGGCGATTTGTCCCAGGACGGCGAGCCCGCCGCCTATCGACGCCTGGCCGCCATGCTCGGCGCCGCCCCGGCGCTGGACGGCGCCCGCATCCGTTGCCTGCCCGGCAACCACGACCTGCCATCCGCGCTGCGCCAGGAACTGCCCGAATGGTCGACGCCGGTGACCGACGTCGGCGCATGGCGCGTGATCTCGCTGGACACCACCGTGCCGGGCTCGAACGCCGGCCACCTGCCCGACAGCCAACTGGATCTGCTGGAGGCCGCGCTGGCCGAGGCGCCCGGGCGCCACACACTGCTGGCCATGCACCACAACCCGATGCAGATCGACAACCACTGGCACGACTCGATGATGATCGACAATCCCCAGGGGCTGTTCAAGTTGCTGACGCGCTGGCCGCAGGTGCGGGTACTGCTGTGGGGCCACGTGCATCACGAGTTCGACCGCCGCCGCCACAACCTGCGCATGCTGGCCACGCCTTCCACCTGCTTCCAGTTCAGCATCCGCGATGGCAAGCACGTGGTCGACAACCTCGCGCCCGGCTACCGCTGGATCAAGCTCTACCAGGACGGCTCCATGGCCACCGGCGTGCGGCGCGTGCAGGACGCGCTGTGGCACACGGGCGCCCAGCCCGGTCCGGACAGCGCGCGGGCGGCCTGA
- a CDS encoding cation:proton antiporter, producing the protein MDVGFLVFGLAGLLTLVCFMPPLAGRLKLPYSVLLAIVGCLLGIIVHVHGWAPSWIGDFLDSLERFEISSETFLMVFLPVLLFETALSMNVRRLMDDIGPILMMAIVAVVVCTVVVGVTLDAISPYGLVVCLLLGAIVATTDPVAVVGIFREVGAPKRLTTLVEGESLFNDAASIALYSVLLAVLGGHGELTASGIFNDFIVHFIGGGIAGFAMGRLACFLFAWLRGFPTAEITLTLTLAYLSFFISEHYLNVSGVVATVIAGLVVGSTGRTRMSPTTFEYLSSAWEQFGFWANSLIFLFAAMLIPKLMAAADWQELVLVAVVFVATLVARAIVVFGLLPLLGLTKLGTKVSNPYKVVMLWGGLRGAVSLALALAVTEQTGVPEEARQFIAVATTGFVLLTLFVNGISLRPLIRMLGLNQLSPVERTIRNQALAVALEDLQGKTDEVAKTEHIGTEVRDRIRAVFDASLTSVHDGQVSQMSDEQRVAVGLAIVAQREEEMFFDILKAQIVDWRMAETLLARAERLEDAIRMGGVPGFERAIIADVRYSTGFRLALRLHYLFGFQGWLARELGQRFANLMSKRSVAQRLIMFAREQITPLLGETATQRIVALHQRRLDLIENAMQALNLQYPSYAQWLQESYLGRVARELERIRYRDMLEQFLISGEVYADLMAQLKSRWAHIDTHPPLDIEMSAADLIKRVPLFEGLSADSLRAISKLLKPRLSLPDQRVLTKGRHGEEMCFVASGAVAVHLPDNTMIELGSGEFFGELGLLGEQQIAPEVTSLGYSKLLMLSSRDFHALLARDEHLRERIQVVAKQRLRAIEVWKQFSQANATAAPAPAQAPVPSPAQAAAAAEAAGVAAGDELDARAVQALRAAEPGAPAAPTATPVAPQQVETRRVENPPVETDEIQARESGAAPGGASA; encoded by the coding sequence ATGGATGTAGGTTTTCTCGTATTCGGCCTGGCCGGGCTGTTGACCCTGGTGTGCTTCATGCCGCCGCTGGCCGGGCGCCTCAAGCTGCCCTATTCGGTGCTGCTGGCAATCGTCGGCTGCCTGCTGGGCATCATCGTGCACGTCCATGGCTGGGCGCCGAGCTGGATCGGCGACTTCCTGGATTCGCTGGAACGCTTCGAGATTTCCTCCGAGACTTTCCTGATGGTGTTCCTGCCGGTGCTGCTGTTCGAGACTGCCCTGTCGATGAACGTGCGGCGCCTGATGGACGATATCGGCCCGATCCTGATGATGGCGATCGTGGCGGTGGTGGTGTGTACCGTGGTGGTGGGCGTGACGCTGGACGCGATCTCGCCCTATGGCCTGGTGGTGTGCCTGCTGCTGGGGGCCATCGTGGCGACCACCGATCCGGTGGCGGTGGTGGGCATCTTCCGCGAAGTGGGCGCGCCCAAGCGCCTGACCACGCTGGTGGAAGGCGAAAGCCTGTTCAACGACGCCGCGTCCATTGCCTTGTACTCGGTGCTGCTGGCCGTGCTGGGCGGGCACGGCGAGCTGACCGCCAGCGGCATCTTCAATGACTTCATCGTGCACTTCATCGGTGGCGGCATCGCCGGTTTCGCCATGGGGCGCCTGGCCTGTTTCCTGTTTGCCTGGCTGCGCGGCTTTCCCACGGCCGAGATCACGCTGACGCTGACGCTGGCCTACCTGTCCTTCTTCATCTCCGAACATTACCTGAACGTGTCGGGCGTGGTCGCCACGGTGATCGCCGGCCTGGTGGTGGGGTCGACCGGCCGCACCCGCATGTCGCCGACGACCTTCGAATACCTGTCGAGCGCGTGGGAACAATTCGGCTTCTGGGCCAATTCCCTCATCTTCCTGTTCGCCGCCATGCTGATTCCCAAGCTGATGGCGGCGGCCGACTGGCAGGAACTGGTGCTGGTGGCGGTGGTGTTCGTGGCGACGCTGGTGGCGCGGGCCATCGTGGTGTTCGGCCTGCTGCCGTTGCTGGGGCTGACCAAACTGGGCACCAAGGTCAGCAATCCCTATAAGGTGGTGATGCTGTGGGGCGGACTGCGCGGCGCGGTGTCGCTGGCCCTGGCCCTGGCCGTGACCGAGCAGACCGGCGTGCCCGAGGAGGCGCGCCAGTTCATCGCCGTGGCCACCACCGGTTTCGTGCTGTTGACGCTGTTCGTCAACGGCATCAGCCTGCGGCCGCTGATCCGCATGCTGGGACTGAACCAGCTGTCGCCGGTCGAGCGCACCATCCGCAACCAGGCGCTGGCGGTGGCGTTGGAGGACCTGCAGGGCAAGACCGACGAGGTTGCCAAGACCGAGCATATCGGCACGGAAGTGCGCGACCGCATCCGCGCCGTGTTCGACGCCAGCCTGACCAGCGTGCACGACGGCCAGGTCAGCCAGATGAGCGACGAGCAGCGGGTGGCGGTGGGCCTGGCGATCGTGGCGCAGCGCGAGGAGGAAATGTTCTTCGACATCCTCAAGGCGCAGATCGTCGACTGGCGCATGGCCGAAACGCTGCTGGCGCGGGCCGAACGGCTGGAGGACGCGATCCGCATGGGCGGGGTGCCGGGCTTCGAGCGCGCCATCATCGCCGACGTGCGCTATTCCACCGGTTTCCGGCTGGCCCTGCGGCTGCACTACCTGTTCGGCTTCCAGGGCTGGCTGGCGCGCGAGCTGGGCCAGCGTTTCGCCAATCTCATGAGCAAGCGGTCGGTGGCGCAGCGGCTGATCATGTTCGCGCGCGAGCAGATCACGCCGCTGCTGGGCGAGACCGCCACGCAGCGCATCGTGGCGCTGCACCAGCGCCGCCTGGACCTGATAGAGAACGCCATGCAGGCGCTGAACCTGCAATACCCGTCGTACGCGCAATGGCTGCAGGAAAGCTATCTGGGCCGGGTGGCGCGCGAACTGGAACGGATCCGCTATCGCGACATGCTGGAGCAGTTCCTGATCAGCGGCGAGGTCTATGCCGACCTGATGGCGCAATTGAAGAGCCGCTGGGCGCACATCGATACGCACCCGCCGCTGGACATCGAAATGAGCGCGGCCGACCTGATCAAGCGCGTGCCGTTGTTCGAGGGGCTGTCGGCCGATTCGCTGCGCGCGATCAGCAAGCTGCTCAAGCCGCGCCTGTCGCTGCCCGACCAGCGGGTGCTGACCAAGGGCCGGCATGGCGAGGAGATGTGCTTCGTGGCGTCGGGGGCGGTGGCGGTGCACCTGCCGGACAACACCATGATCGAACTGGGCAGCGGCGAGTTCTTCGGCGAACTTGGCCTGCTGGGTGAGCAGCAGATCGCGCCCGAGGTGACGTCACTGGGCTACAGCAAGCTGCTGATGCTGTCGTCGCGCGATTTCCATGCCCTGCTGGCGCGTGACGAGCACCTGCGCGAACGCATCCAGGTGGTGGCCAAGCAGCGCCTGCGCGCCATCGAGGTCTGGAAGCAGTTCTCGCAGGCCAACGCGACGGCGGCTCCCGCGCCCGCGCAGGCGCCCGTGCCTTCGCCGGCCCAGGCTGCGGCGGCGGCCGAAGCTGCCGGGGTGGCTGCCGGCGACGAACTCGACGCGCGCGCGGTGCAGGCGCTGCGGGCGGCCGAGCCGGGCGCGCCGGCCGCGCCCACGGCTACGCCGGTGGCGCCGCAACAGGTGGAGACGCGCCGGGTCGAAAACCCGCCGGTCGAAACGGATGAAATCCAGGCGCGTGAATCGGGCGCGGCGCCGGGCGGCGCCAGCGCCTGA
- the rpoH gene encoding RNA polymerase sigma factor RpoH translates to MKQPSTSLATSGNALALAIANPGALGTIDAYISAVNRLPVLSAERETELGRRLRDSEDLGAARELVLSHLRLVVSVARQYLGYGLPHADLIQEGNVGLMKAVKRFDPERGVRLVSFAVHWIKAEIHEYIIRNWRLVKVATTKAQRKLFFNLRSMRPDGQTLDPEQVDHIARELNVRREDVSEMEVRLSGRDMSLENQDDDDDSYAPIAYLSDEGRQEPTRVLERAARDQLQSSGLSSALEALDPRSRRIVEARWLQDDGGATLHELAQEFGVSAERIRQIEAAALKKMRGNLAA, encoded by the coding sequence ATGAAGCAACCCAGTACCTCGTTGGCCACGTCCGGCAACGCCCTGGCGTTGGCCATCGCCAATCCGGGCGCACTCGGCACGATCGATGCCTACATCTCGGCCGTGAACCGCCTGCCGGTCCTGTCGGCCGAACGCGAAACCGAACTCGGCCGTCGCCTGCGCGACAGCGAAGACCTGGGCGCCGCGCGCGAGCTGGTGCTGTCGCACCTGCGCCTGGTGGTGTCGGTGGCGCGCCAGTACCTGGGTTATGGCTTGCCCCACGCCGACCTGATCCAGGAAGGCAATGTCGGCCTGATGAAGGCCGTCAAGCGTTTCGACCCCGAGCGCGGCGTGCGCCTGGTGTCGTTCGCCGTGCACTGGATCAAGGCCGAGATCCACGAATACATCATCCGCAACTGGCGCCTGGTAAAGGTGGCCACCACCAAGGCCCAGCGCAAGCTGTTCTTCAACCTGCGCAGCATGCGCCCGGACGGACAGACGCTGGATCCCGAGCAGGTCGATCACATCGCCCGCGAACTGAACGTGCGCCGCGAAGACGTCAGCGAAATGGAAGTGCGCCTGTCGGGCCGCGACATGTCGCTCGAGAACCAGGACGACGATGACGACAGCTACGCGCCCATCGCCTACCTGTCCGACGAGGGCCGCCAGGAGCCGACCCGCGTGCTGGAACGCGCCGCCCGCGACCAGTTGCAGAGCTCGGGGCTGTCCAGCGCGCTGGAAGCGCTGGATCCGCGTTCGCGTCGCATCGTCGAAGCCCGCTGGCTGCAGGACGACGGCGGCGCCACGTTGCACGAACTGGCGCAGGAATTCGGCGTGTCGGCCGAACGCATCCGCCAGATCGAGGCCGCGGCGTTGAAGAAGATGCGCGGCAACCTGGCTGCCTGA